The region CCAAAGCAAAAGTTTAgatcattttgcatttaatcttCTCATAAACAAACAGGGCTATTCATCCATATCTGGAATATGAGCCTGATGGTAGCAATTCGGGTCCTGAAGTTTGAATAGCAAACAGCTTTCACTACATACTGGCTCTGGTGAAACATTACCAACATTATTGCAGCAGAGTGATAAACTGAATATCGGTTTTCTGTATAGGCctaatacaaaaacagaaaaggtttttaaatgttaaaaagccAAAATTGACATTGTGTTAAAACTGACAGTcggtttttgtttctgcctaATTTTCGTGTTTCTATTATGATTTtctattatatttatttaacttgcAGGTTAATTTATTGATGATGACTCTTGACAAagtcaatttctgtttttaataccTGTCATGAGATCTAATCCAGTATTTGTTTAAGTCATGAAAGTGAATGCATGTTCCACAAAATGAAATTAgggttgacaaaaaaaaaaaaaaacctcttttgTTAAGATTGACTCACTTTAAGTTAAAGTGGGAAAGCTAAGAGCAGCCTTTTAGTTTACAATAATTTCTCTAAAAACTGTAATGCCGTCATCttccaaaacaaaccagtttttgactaaaacctgctttacagatttaatttttttttttatataaattgttGAAATACTTCAATTGTTTCATTACCTgaagagagagaataaaaacGTCATGAGTGAGTCATTTCCTCAGTAACATAAGGTCTCcagtttggtctgatttgacTTGGCTGCACTTTACCATCTTGTTATTCATTAATTTCATGACgtctttgttttgaatgtgtAAACTCTGTTTCGAGCACTTCGAATATAAAACTAATCCACACGAAATGGAAAGCACATTTTGCACTGGATGCATCAGCAGGTAAGACCTGAACTTGTTCTTACTTactgttaaataatttatatcagTTTCTGATATACTAAGCTGTTACAGCCTCTTATATACAGCATGTAGATGATATGAACAgtattattttctgtatttatttttaaaagtttttcttttcacctctctctctagtttttttttctttttcagaagaATTGTTAAGCTGCAGACAATGATGAAAGTTTTGTTCCTCGTGTTGTGTTCAGGTAagcattgttttatttgtcttgctTCAAATCATCTGTAGACGTTTTTgcacaaacattttatcttgCAGGATTAGGGTATTTAAAATGCTagtattatttgttttgttttttttgttactggATTAATTATAAATTTTGCCAGCAGTAAATTTAATCGCTTTCCCTTTAAGGACCTACTAACAGTGCATAAACCAATGAGTAGGCGAATTTTTTACTTGGTAATCTACTACAGCACAGGAAATGCAGAATATACATTACATTTCATCTTATAGAGGTGAAACTCCTGTAAACAAACTTAATTATAgtttattattgtctttttgcaggaattttgcagttttcatttGCTGCAAACCGTCTACGATACTTTAATTATACAGAAGATCGTTTTAACTGGACTGATGCAAAACAATACTGTGTTGACAAAGGGGGATCATTACTGAGTCTTTATGATGAAGAGGATGAGATGATGATATTTAATTTGACTATCTCAGTACGAGACACTCTGTTTTGGCTTGGCCTGAAGAAGAAGGATAATAATATTCTCTTTTGGTCAAATGGAGAAGTTGTCAAGTTTAACAACTCAACAGTAAACATTACAGATGCAGATCAACTCTGTGAAGCTTTTGAAAAAGGTTCATGGATGGGTTTTAATTGTTCAGAAAAAAAGGCTTTCATGTGTAAAAAGGGTAAGTATAAGCCTGCATTAATACACTTAACAATATtgtatgaaaaaatacaaatatttgtaaGTAGTGAGGATCCAATAAACCAGAGTTGCTTCTTCCAGGGAAAAAACTTGTTAACCTGCTTTATGTTGCATATAATGCAACTTGCATAACACCAGTATAAGCTCCAGTCCACActgaaagctggaaaaaaatgttctgataCACAAATGAGTAAAATTTTAAAGTGCCAACTATGCACTTAAAAGCACTAGTCATATATTATTAAAGCAGATTTGTATTTTGGGGAAACACAATAACACTAAGTTAATATTCATATAGATTGAGCATCTCAGTTTTATTCAATCAAGTTTATCATTTTGAAGTGTAGATTTACACACGTGCTCacttgaatcttttttttcttttcttttccagatgaAAATTTCACCCTTGTGGACGATGTTAAGAAAAACTGGTGCCAGGCAATGCAACACTGCAGAACACATTTCACCGATTTAGCGAGTATCATGaatgaagaggaaaataaagtcCTGCAAGAAAAAAGTCAAGGACAAAACGTTTGGATTGGGCTTCaacataataaatatgaatgGGCAGACAAAAGTTGTTCAACATACCGTTCAAAGTTCAAACAGGATCCAGAGAATTCTGAAGATTGTATCTCTTTGACTGCCGATggaattccctttttttttaatccagcaCAGTGTAATACTGAAAACGCAGTCATTTGTTCTAAAGGTTAGCTgtaaatttaatacatttactGGTAAATATTGTTCTGCTTTATTGAGAGAATGTAGAAATGTTGTCGTGcataattataaaaattatgCACATTTTGATGAGATCATCTCGGACATTAATAAGTTAAAGCAGTAAAGTTTCAAGAGAATGTCAGTGCTTTATTATTGAGAAATAATGTGACATAAATTTACCTTCTAGGCTCAATTCAGATCCAATAAATGAAAGTTTAACATGTCATCATTTGGAGTTTTAATCAAATACACTAAGAACCAATCCCAAATGCTCTGTTGATGATCTGGGTGAACCTTTCACTTCCTGTAAgtcttatttgtgttttttgtcttaattttcaGGCCATGTGAGAATCAAAGTAATCAGAGAGCCCAGAACTTGGGAGGACGCTCTGGATTACTGTAAAGCCAGACATTCACGCCTTCTATGGATTGAGGATGAGGAGGACCAGGAAGCTGTCGAACAGTGGCTAAAGTTCACTTACACTGGTTCTTCAAAGCGTTTGTGGATCGGTCTGAAGCAAAGTTCTGTCTTTGGGTTCTGGATTTGGAGTGACCGAATTGTGAACTATAAGAACTGGGAGAATGGAAAACAGCCTGAGATGCCTTTGTCCAATCATTGTGGTGTGATCGATGCTGAAACCTTCGAATGGAGTGATGAAAGTTGTGATCATGGTCTACCTTTCCTTTGTGAGGAGGATATAATATATATGAAGACCTAAAATTACAGCTCTATTCATATGTTGGGCAtcaatcagcagcagaaaagcCTAATGATGTCATGTTAACCTAATATCTAtctgtttatttctctctctctctctggtggGTTTGGTTCTatgtttaagtgttttttattattttatgtaatcGGTGTCCAAATTTTGATCTATAAATCCATATATTTAAGACTCAAATGTATTTCCAAAAGCAATATTTAACCCGAATCAGTTCAGTATGTGAaatgttttgcctttttgttttctgttgtgccGTCTTTGACAAGAAAAGCTTCCAGGTCCGACTGCTAGTATTTGTGCAAGAGATTTTGTGTTGCctttttccaaatcaaatatttcaagTGATTAAAATTTATAAGCTGACTgtgtgtagattttttttaaacttatgcactatatatgttttattgttggacACAATAATACAGACACACTTTTCACATGCTCACAAAAATTGTATTTGCTTAATAAACACAagaatgctttctttttctttttattgctttgactCAGTTTTCAAGACAGAATCAATCAAATTCACAAGAATCATTTCCAGATTCTTGTGAATTTGCCTCCATACATTTCCAATCTTGATGCACCCAAGGTGTCTTATGTTTCTCACTAACaattgttgttgctttttccaCACCAAGAATCTATTGGAAGTACTTTACCATCATTTAATTATGCTGTTGATAATTAGTCATAATTTTATGTTGTATGGCACAAATTAACaagttcattaaaatatttccagtttatgtcaaattaaataaaatataaatctatattttatacaGTAGTGTTTGTTTATCAGCACATTTAACAGCATTTAGTCATTGACTTTGCAAcaatctgtttacattttgttttaaagtatctgagctttaaatgcatttcagttAGGAAACAAAGTTATGAGGAAATGTTGTTGCAAAAGCCTGATAAATTGgttttctgctttgtctttTACGTGTTGTTTATTAGTGATCCCTGCTTTCTGAGAATACAGAAAGCATACAGAATCTTCCAGATCAGCAGTGTAGTCATTTACTTCttataaaattgtgttttcaagCATGGAGAAATTTAAGGGGCTGAAATTTAGTTTCTCAGTTGATGCAAAATAGaacaagatgtttgttttttttctttttttggaatgTACTTTGATTAACTTGGAATTTGTTTAGTTCTAAAGTTTGAGCCTGTTTTTAAACCATCTGAGACATAAGGCTTTTGAATCTTTTTTGGAATATAGAAGCAGCTTTTTGTGGCACCAACACATCTGGGCTCTAGAGGAGGTCATAAGAATTTTATATGTGACATGTAAACAGCAGTGGCTTTGAATAGCAGAGGTGTGGACTCGAGTCCTGTTAAGTTTACGACTCAAATAAGGACTTGGATGTCATAACTTTGGACTtgactttgacatttttacctGGGACTAAACTTGAGTTGTTTCAATAACACTTTCTCTGATTTACTTGGAGtgtcctttttttcctgtgctCTAATATTATCCAGTAATACTGATTAACCAGTGACTGGACCTTTCAGACATTGGTGTCTTTGTACGACGGTCACAGGAGACACTGTCACTGCTCTCAAGAAATATTCATGGTTTAACTACTAAAACCAATCGGCTGGACCtcggttaaattaaaaataaaaggggtgaatatttatgcaatcacttcttttatattaaatatttttatgttcattagTTTTTAGAAATCATCTCACTTTgccattaatttttttgtcattgccaaataaaaataatttataaaagcaATTAAAAGGGTAAGAGATCTATCTCTGAATGCTCTGTCTGCAACATGGAGACAGACTCGGCTGTTATTTCCAATCtcttacaaaattaaaataggaataacagaaataaactttccAAAAGCTGAGTTGCTATGAAGTGAGTTCATGACAAATTCTTGAACACATTTGTACCAATGGGGGATGAATCAGAGCGTACAACCAAGAAATACATCTGGCTAGGAGATCCACAGAAAGGGAGCATAAGAGCAGCAGATGGAGGGCGGAGGGAAGTGAGAAGAGCAGCAAAGCCTGTCAAACTATTAATGTCATGTTGTGAGCCCGAGGCTCCCGATGACACCGGAGATGAGTGGACGTGTTTAGCATAGCGCGTCGCATGCGTGCACGGCCATAAACACCTGCCAGAGGACTCTGCAGCTACTAGCCATTCTGTGGCATTTTCTAATCACCGGTCTGAACTCTCCCTATTAAATACTCACAGATTCAGTGAAGCCTTTATTATCTGCAGTTGCTCACAGAGATATTGTTCTGGAGTGTCAAAGGTGGCGGTCAGTTTGACTTATGACATTGTTGCCCATGTACATTGATAGctttcatgtgttcatgtcCCACTTGCACTGATAAATCTCTACTattaatgaaacatattttgctgTTAGAACTGAAGCTTTGCTTCAATAAAATTGAAGCATTTTACTCAGAAAACCAACCTGACTATAAGTGTGCTGGTCCCATATTTGGTTATAAATTGACACTGCATTAAATTGATGAAGGGTTGCTGAAATATTGCCAAAGTATGGTCTTTaggattagttttttttatccagcaCAATCTACGAGGGCTCAACTGGATTGAGACCTGAGAAATTTAGGGCCTAAACTAATACCATAAAGTCATCACTCAACGTCTAAGATCCTCTTTGAACCAATTTTGTTTCCTGGGTAGTGTAAAAGTAATCTTCAAGTGAATGACAAGACCCAACATTTCCCAGAAGTACACTTTTCAATCTCACACTGTCTTCACTGCTTTGCATTTTGGTACCATCTGTCTCCTCTGTAAGCTCCATCCTTTTGACGCAGAGCAAAACATGATTCATTACAACGAGCCACCTTCTTCAGGTGCCAGCTATTGGTGCTTTCTGATTTGGACAAGGGTTTGAATAGACACTGACTGGTATGCTGCTCCACTGCCCAGTACTCAGCAAACTTTGATGCGTTATGTATTCAGAAACTCTTCTCCCAGAAGCACCAAGTAGCTTCTTTAACAATCTGAGCAACAGCAGCTCGTTTGTTAGACCAGGCGTCACAGGCCGGCTCCCCTCCCACATGTTTCAATAAACCTATCTCTGGTTTACTACCATTCCTTCTGTGGACTGCTTTTGATACACACAGCCCACTCTAAAACTGAAATACTTGAGGATGTTCatacataataaaacacactATAAGATAGTACAGTGAAGTATCCACTTCACCTGTCGGTGGATATAATGGCATGACAGATTAGTGCATTTAGTGGATTCTGAAAGTTCATTAGTTTTTAGTGACTCCTCTGTTCTGGACACTTGCCTGGGTGGTGCACTCTTGTGTAATTAGTATTCCAGTCTGAAACCTAACAACCTTTCATAAGGTTCCTGTTGCTAATGGCTGATTTCACTATATCTGCATCAGTAATGGCATTTTAGACACGTCCGGTGCAAAGATCGCTAATTTAGAGTGGAAATGGCCCATCAGACCCACCTAAGGGTCACGTAAGTTGAGTTGGTGCATAGATATACTTCTGGCTCCTTCTTTGCTGATatctaagtgtgtgtgtgtgtgtgggcagtTTCCcgtcttcatttttgtttttgtgttcagtACTTTCTTTCAATTTAagaaatagttgttttttttcctcgtaCCACTTTATCTTACGAGAATCGTTATATATTCAAACTTATCTGACAAATCTTTGTACATTAACACAAATCACCTGAAGGGAATGTTTTGCAAGcaacaaatgtgtgtttatcGGATTCCAGATGTATTGATTTCCGACTTTGCTGAAAGCTTTTCAACACGCTCTCTGGATGATATGAGCAccaaaaaaaagatgcaacttagtgcagaaatataaaataaaaacagatgtaatATTGGCCGAGTTTTAGCAACAAAAGCAATACCTTAATGTCTCTTCAGTGTAGTAagttttggaaacatttatggAGGCAGCATTCTATGAGACTTGACCTCACATTTGACTCTTCACTGTATTAAAAAGTCTACAATCAATCCATGtcattccagaaaaaaaagcccACATTAGTGGGCCCACAGTGAAACTCAAGCTTTCACTGTTTTTGAGTTGTTATGATCTGGCAAAAAGGGGCAATTGCCTCAGGCAATcacttttgtacatttttagctttttcttacAAGAACACCCTGAAAAAAAGTAGCATAAACTGCAAAGGGAGCAATAagttaaaacacaaatcagGTTCTCATTTCAAACATGCCACACTGGAACTACAAACTTTAAACTCCCCAAATCGttttaaaaacccaaagaaatattcatattattacatgcttaattataaaatattttgggaaaaCTGTTTGTTTGAGGTAATCTCAAAaactgggggggaaaaaaaaaactcttttttttgtaattaaagaTGCCTCACGTTGCATCAAATGACTGCATGCGTTCGagaattttgtttaaaagttcAGAACATGGTTTTTGAAGTAACAATCTGTTGGTAAGATTTAGGTGATCTGAATGGTGGCACAGCATCACAAAGGTCCTCTGTAGCATCAGAGGACCAACATTTATCAAAACACACGATTTGAAAGCAAGATAGCTACTCAAACTGAGCAACAAGGGGCTCAGTTGTTCAGAGGAAATTATGTATGGGCACACAGTCAGGCAGAAATCTGTTATGTGGACTTAAGAGCCATTCACGTTCTACCCCCTGCAAAGCCCCTGATTGCTGATCCTGTACAGAGCGGACTGCAAGTTTTTTATATGCCACCTGAATGGCCTCACATGCTTCCCAATCCTTACTCCAGTCTTCTTCAAGTAGTTCACCATATTGTTACCTCTACCTTTCATTGGCTTCCTGAATGCACACCCTTCAAAGTAGTGGAGCAATGAATTGCAACATAATGATCTGCTTGGAGACTTCAGAAATCAGCAGTAGATTGGCCTTACAGTAGCACTGCTACTGTGGTTTCTGTCAAACTTGGTTCTTTCCCTTAGTTAAGCTTCTGACGGGTCAGAGATTTCCAGCTggatggttgtttttttttaagttcttgaTTTGGTGGAGGTCttagacaaaatatttcaaactgcagcagatattatacaaaaaaatatataacatcaCTATGTTAAATGTTTGGAAACAATTACAGTATTGTTTTGGACGAGCCAAGCGTCTGTCCTTTGTCTTTAGCGGGTCTGTTGGATGAATTTTCCCTGCTTTACACTTGATGTGGACTTTACTGGCTGAAAAGCTAAAATGTCAGAGATGCGTCACGATGAGGAGAAAGATTTTTATCAAACCTAACAgatgtttctgaaaatattttacaaaaatgttgaatctccttgtttaatattttgcagCCTTGCTGCAGATGAAAGTTTGGTTCTTCACTTGAGGCATGAATGGCAGTACGGAGACTTTTCTCCTGGCAGAGGAATCTTGTGTGGGCTTGAAAGAACATTGGTGGTAGCATTGATTTCTAACACATCTCCAGTGCCTTTTCCCATAATAATCAGAATTCCTaatgctgcatttttaacatttacaaccagattcatccattttctttccagATTTCATACTCATTCTGCCATCTTTCCATGCACAATTCTCCCCAGACATTTCTTCTTTAAGGAGACGCTACACACATCAGCAAATCCTATTAACATTCACAAAATCCACTTCCCTCTTTGACCTGACCGGGGTGCCAAAGTCAGAGACCTTTGGGAGAAGAACTGTAGACATACTGATTGTGTTTCTTTGGCCTTTCGATACCTTCGGTCCTAATAATCATCTGCAGTACATACCTCATTGACCAATTAAAATTTGTTCCTGAAACTTAGGATCGGTAGTGTACAAAGTTACCTTTATCGGGTACATAAAGGAATTACCCATGggatattttatacatttctctTAAAGTTTTTTGTGTCATACTTTATAATTGCTGTGCAAACATTACCCTGTGATGGACCAGTGTCTACGGCAGGTTGTTTCTCTCAGCACTACACTGATTGGACTCGGTGGTCTTTATTGAGccatttgataaaaaaaaaaaaacaacttccatcTGGTTCAGTTTAGCCTGTTTTTACCCCACTAATTCATATCATTccttaacatttaaatttttattcttttccatCCTTCAACCATATGTTAAAACCTTTAGCTTCCTCCGGTGGTAACTTGTTTACGTACAGATATACTCCCCACAGGCATATAAATGGACCCTCACTGTCATACTTTTTCCAGACCAACAGATTTACCAGTGAAAGTGATCCTTTTAGCACCTCCGAGAAGTTAATTCGATCACCAGCAGAGCATGAATATTTGAAACGTTTTGGCAAACAGCAGCTAACCACCCAGAGCAGGTTGTCCTCAGTGCTAACACAATTGGGTAAAATAGAGAAAATTGCTGTGGATATCGAGAGACAATTGTTTGAGAGGCATAGCAAGGCCCCACTGGGTTGTCTTTCAAATGGCTGAGTCCACAGATGCCTCAATAAAGCCTGGCAATTTTATCAACATTGAAGACTTTAAGAAGAATTTTCTCTAATCTAAAACATCATTGCAGGGATATGGTAATGGTGCTGAATAGTCCGTTCCACCTTGACTGGATTATGAGGGTATTTACcgtaataaagttaaaaaataactaaaataaagtggaaaatacACACATTGCATAACAGCCATGGAAACAGTAGGGAGTATATTGACCATAGGTAGATGCTCACTTTAATGTGCCAACGCAGTAGAAACCTGGGACTAATGCCAATTTAAAAATTCTTTCTACATCTAATTAGATGAAACAAAAGTCTGACAATAAACCTGTCAAACTCGGGCCTCTTCCATCCAAATACCAGTTCAAATCTCCCCATCCAGCACCAATTCATCTGTTAGGGCAGATTAGAAAAACCAGTTAACctaaaagtcatttttactCTGAGGAACTCTGAGAACCCATGGATTCACCAGGGAGAACATTCAAGCCTCATGCAGGAAAAACCCCAGGTCAGAGTTTGACCCTAGCGCTGCCATACAGCCCCTTCATCAACGAACTTTAATTCCTTTTATATATTATTGGCTCCtttgaattttacatgcaaTCAGATCCTGCTCTgactttcaatttaaaaaagaaaactgttttcccTTACAACTGTACCTTATCTTGGTTCCTTCTTATTACGCCTCTGTCTTCATATCAGATAAATGATTTATCAATATGGGCAGCTGTAGATTGTGATTCAAGTCGTTTtattggaaaatgtaaaataagtcGACAAAATGAATTGGTTTCACTTTTGAGGCAGTGAAATTGCAAAAATAGATGAGTTTTTACACTGGTCTGCATTATCCACAGTTGCGACAAAAGacactttttcatattttctcacattgtAAGTGCACATACTGCAATACATTTTCTAGGGGCTgcatgtgataaaccaacacaaactagtGCATATTGTGATTTGGAAGGGAAATTTTACATACATACGGCAATTGGAGTGAATCAGGACTAATCTGTTGGTTTAACTTTCTCTCCTGTATATTCATAATCTAATgatttattcaacatttcacCATATCTTATAAAGTCAATAAGACTTTTAAATATGAAGATGTTTGAGGAAATAAAGCTTACAGGTACTGTAAAGGCAGAGATATGTGATACTCTGTGACACCCCTGTATATTTCTTCAGTCACTGGTGCAGAGGTGATGGTGAATCACCTtagatcaggggttttcaaagtatgaaagggtgagcccccctccaaggagcccaatgcctgctgcgcctcccccccccccccccgcggagggggggtggagttgtaaaaactccgccttcagcccccgctctggccaaaaccagtgatggcatagttactttgaaaaagtaactttaatcggactactgattactccttgaaaaagta is a window of Gambusia affinis linkage group LG23, SWU_Gaff_1.0, whole genome shotgun sequence DNA encoding:
- the LOC122826750 gene encoding macrophage mannose receptor 1-like, with translation MMKVLFLVLCSGILQFSFAANRLRYFNYTEDRFNWTDAKQYCVDKGGSLLSLYDEEDEMMIFNLTISVRDTLFWLGLKKKDNNILFWSNGEVVKFNNSTVNITDADQLCEAFEKGSWMGFNCSEKKAFMCKKDENFTLVDDVKKNWCQAMQHCRTHFTDLASIMNEEENKVLQEKSQGQNVWIGLQHNKYEWADKSCSTYRSKFKQDPENSEDCISLTADGIPFFFNPAQCNTENAVICSKGHVRIKVIREPRTWEDALDYCKARHSRLLWIEDEEDQEAVEQWLKFTYTGSSKRLWIGLKQSSVFGFWIWSDRIVNYKNWENGKQPEMPLSNHCGVIDAETFEWSDESCDHGLPFLCEEDIIYMKT